One part of the Humulus lupulus chromosome 9, drHumLupu1.1, whole genome shotgun sequence genome encodes these proteins:
- the LOC133799844 gene encoding uncharacterized protein LOC133799844 — protein sequence MRDDESITEFHARLCDITNEPFTIGETYSDSKLVRKVLGALPRKFKSKVTSIEECHDIDTLDLDKMIGSLQNYELTIKRWSKEKKEKRVSSGVALSHQVDENLFVGDSLENLDEEKVALLTKNYAKFLRNNMKKGSNDFKGENSRKPPNFPRKTTHMGEKRNPKGIQCRECEGFRHIQAECANTLKKKGRALASTWSDSEEDQNAAEDDSSDLEENFVAFTVKKSETPCLDNDSDGVCSDEGDLDQQTSYEQMYNQWVSVIKKAKSMEIKVGELEEERRNLLGKVDFLTLDIEEKRVALEEIQEKLDYANKTIETYTVGQDLFDNMKVIGQFSREKHGVGFNQPLAIKKKDLPSSSQKVPPIHPSLLATPKNSPATAKFIPICHFCGKMSHIHPRCYKLNFYLPRLINISKDKPQVSLVGRKQWRPKNAHTKALVVHTSLLACNSDQWYFDSGCSCQLTGNKHLLTNLLSYVEGYVTFGDGSKRRIMGRGKLHLHGLPPLKNVLYVEGLKANLISVSQICDEGCTVLFSKTDYTVVSTSRIHVLTGIISNDNCYLLSTNLVCNAAKMDETELWHYKLGHLNYRDLSKLVKLKAVSGIPNLAPLKDKVCGPYQLDKQVKSSHPPLKFQVTSQDLELLHVDLMGPMQTESLSGERYVMVCVDDYTRFSWVRFLREKSDSFENFKGLYLSLQARKGEKVKKVIHLRSDHGKEFENNIFADFCNQKGIAHEFSAPKTPQQNGVVERKN from the coding sequence ATGAGAGATGATGAGTCAATCACTGAATTTCATGCTAGATTATGTGATATTACTAATGAACCTTTTACTATAGGTGAAACTTATTCAGACTCCAAGCTTGTAAGGAAGGTGCTCGGAGCTCTCCCTAGGAAGTTCAAGTCAAAAGTTACTTCCATTGAGGAATGTCATGATATTGATACCCTTGATTTGGATAAGATGATTGGATCATTGCAGAACTATGAACTCACTATAAAAAGGTGgtctaaagaaaagaaagaaaaaagagttTCTAGTGGAGTTGCTTTATCACACCAAGTTGACGAAAATCTTTTTGTGGGAGATTCCCTTGAGAATTTAGATGAGGAGAAGGTTGCACTACTCACCAAAAATTATGCTAAGTTTTTGAGAAACAATATGAAAAAAGGCAGCAATGATTTCAAAGGAGAAAACTCAAGAAAACCACCAAATTTTCCTCGAAAGACTACTCATATGGGAGAAAAGAGAAATCCAAAGGGTATTCAATGTCGTGAGTGTGAAGGCTTTAGGCATATACAGGCTGAGTGTGCAAACACTTTGAAGAAAAAAGGAAGAGCTCTGGCATCAACCTGGAGTGACAGTGAAGAGGATCAAAATGCTGCAGAAGATGATAGTTCGGATTTGGAAGAAAACTTTGTTGCTTTCACTGTTAAGAAATCAGAAACACCATGTTTAGACAATGACTCAGATGGAGTGTGTAGTGATGAGGGTGACTTGGACCAGCAAACTTCCTATGAACAAATGTATAATCAGTGGGTTAGCGTGATAAAGAAGGCTAAAAGTATGGAGATTAAAGTGGGAGAACtcgaagaagaaaggagaaacttGTTAGGAAAAGTTGATTTTCTCACTTTAGACATTGAAGAGAAGAGGGTTGCTCTAGAAGAAATCCAGGAGAAGCTGGACTATGCTAATAAAACTATTGAGACATACACTGTTGGTCAAGATTTATTTGACAACATGAAGGTAATCGGGCAGTTTTCCAGAGAGAAACATGGAGTTGGTTTCAATCAACCACTGGCTATCAAAAAGAAGGATCTTCCAAGTTCATCTCAAAAAGTGCCTCCCATTCACCCTTCACTTCTTGCTACTCCTAAAAATTCTCCAGCCACAGCAAAATTTATTCCTATATGCCATTTTTGTGGAAAAATGAGTCATATTCATCCAAGATGTTACAAGTTGAATTTCTACTTGCCTCGTCTTATAAACATCTCTAAAGATAAGCCTCAAGTCTCTCTTGTTGGAAGAAAACAGTGGAGACCTAAGAATGCTCATACTAAGGCTCTTGTAGTTCATACTTCTCTACTGGCTTGTAACAGCGATCAGTGGTACTTTGACAGTGGGTGTTCTTGCCAATTGACCGGAAACAAGCATCTTCTCACTAATCTTTTGTCTTATGTTGAGGGATATGTCACCTTTGGTGATGGAAGCAAACGTCGGATCATGGGAAGAGGGAAGTTACATTTACATGGTTTACCTCCTCTGAAAAATGTACTCTATGTTGAAGGTTTGAAGGCTAACTTGATAAGTGTtagtcaaatttgtgatgaaGGGTGCACGGTTCTTTTCTCTAAGACTGACTACACTGTTGTTTCAACATCTAGAATCCATGTCTTAACAGGGATTATATCTAATGACAATTGTTATCTCTTGAGCACTAACTTAGTGTGCAATGCGGCAAAGATGGATGAAACTGAATTGTGGCACTACAAGTTAGGTCATCTTAATTATAGAGATCTCAGCAAACTTGTGAAATTAAAAGCGGTTAGTGGTATTCCTAACTTGGCTCCATTGAAAGACAAAGTGTGTGGTCCTTATCAACTCGATAAACAAGTCAAAAGTAGTCATCCTCCCTTGAAATTTCAGGTTACTTCCCAAGATTTGGAGCTGCTTCATGTTGATTTAATGGGTCCTATGCAAACAGAAAGTCTGAGTGGCGAAAGATATGTTATGGTGTGCGTGGATGATTACACTAGATTCTCTTGGGTTAGATTTCTTAGAGAAAAATCTGACTCTTTTGAAAATTTCAAGGGACTGTACCTCTCTTTGCAAGCTAGAAAGGGTGAAAAGGTTAAGAAAGTGATTCATCTTAGAAGTGACCATGGCAAGGAATTTGAGAACAACATCTTTGCTGATTTTTGCAACCAAAAAGGGATAGCTCATGAGTTCTCAGCGCCAAAAACTCCTCAGCAGAATGGGGTTGTGGAAAGGAAAAATTGA